AATATGCTGATACTGGAAGTTTATGTATGGGTTCAGTCATCAACACAGTGTTTTtacatctacagtatctatctggaggcacagaagaaaaaacaggaagagatagagagacaaggTGTCCAGCTCAAAGgactggaggagagagggatggaaaagggaaaactgagaaagagagatgacaaCATGGCAACgatgagagagcaggagagggtgATGAACGAGCTCAAGAGAAAAgcagtggaggaagagagacatctaagagagatggaagagaacgtgagggagcaggagagagtgttgaaagagaaaacaatggaggaggagaggacgatAAGGAAGATGGAGGAAAAAGCAAGAGAGCAGGTGAGAGTgttgagagagaaaacaatggaggaggagaggacgataaggaagatggaggaaaaagcaagagagcaggagagagtgttgagagaaagtgtggagcagaaagaaagacaacTGAGGGAGATGATGGAgacagtgagggagaaagagagaatgttcAGGGAAGAAGCGAAGGAGAAAGAACGGCACATAAGAGACATGgaagaaaaagtgagagagcaagagagaatgtTGAAAGAAAAAGTAAAGGAGGATGAAAGACAGGTAAGGGAGAtggaagagaaagtgagagggtgCGAGAGAATGTTGAGGAAACAtgtgaaggaggaagagagatggatacgagagatggaagagaaaacaagagagcaagagaaaatgCTGAGAGCAAACGCAGCGGAGGAAGAGAGACGGGTGAGGGAGATggcagagaaagtgagagagaaagagagaatgctaAGAGAGATGGTCAACATGGTGAAAGAGCAGGAAAGAAAGATGAGAGAACTAGAACAATTCAAGAAAGCTGAGGCGGAAAACATGGCAAAACTGAGAGAGCATGTAAagaggaaagagatggaggtgCAGAAAGGGGAGGAACGGATGCGAacgctggaggaggagagagtgaacgAGCAGCAGAGAACAATGAGCGTAATGCAGAAAAAAGCGAAGGAAGAAGAAATaaaaatgagagagatggaagagagagccATCGAGCAGAAGAGAATCTTGGGAGAGCTTGAGAAAACAGCGAAggaaggagaaataaaaataagagAGATTGAAGAGAGAGCCATCGAGCAGAAGAGAATCTTGGGAGAGCTTGAGAAAACAGCGAAGGaagaagaaataaaaataagaGAGATtgaagagaaagtgagtgagcagGAGGAAATGTTGAGAAAACAAGTGGAAGGAGAAAGATGGATGAGAGAGGCAGAAGGAAAAGCgacagagcaggagagaatggtaagagagatagagaaaagagCAATGGATGAGGAAAGAAAAATGAGAGCGATggaagagaaagcaagagagcgggagagaaaaaagaaaaggaggatGAACAACAGATAAAAGAGATGGAAGCAAAAGTGAGAGACAAtgagagagtgatgagagaaaaagtgaaggagaaagaaagacagatgaGGAAGATGGTGGAAGaagtgagagagcaggagagaattcatctagagatggagagacaagcAAAGGGAAAAGAAAGACGAATGAAAGAGATGGTAGAAGAAACAACAGAATGGAAGAGAGAACTGAAAGAGATGGAGATTAAAacaaaggaggaagagaaacaaATGAAGGAGATGgtagagaaagcgagagagcagGAGCGAatccacagagagacagagaaagaagtcAAAGAGCAGCaagcaaaagagcaaaaggagAAACTAATGAAAGAGATGAAGCTAAAAACAGAGGATGAagaacagaaaaagagaaagatggaggaggaggaactgaggaaaatgagagagagggaagaattAAAAAAAGTGGCTGAAGAGATGGCCAAGCAGTGGTCCCAGGATGACGACGAGAGCGACACAGACTCAGACGACCTTTGGATGgacgaggaggagaaggagatcaTCTTGGAGGCTGTCAAGAGACAGGCAGAaataaaggagagaaagaagagcgAGATTAAAGAGAATGACCAACACATTATGACTGAAGGGAAAAGCTAAAGACggcagaaaagaaagaaatatgaAAAAGATGGACAAGccctattttttcacaaaaaatgtttttccttactaagcaTTAAAATACAAACATTTAAAGGCCTCACTGAGTCTTTTTGTCAAAAAACTACAATACAGTAACCCTGGAAccttccggggaaccagctaaactgatgaagacagcactGCAACGTTGGAGAACTGTACACATTGGTTGCAGTGTTATCCAGTTGTGtcaaagtccgaaatcattcagagtaaacatggactagtgttatccaattgcatgcagtgagatttttaaatgcatgcttgttgccgcccctcgagttgggctattacattgttcttggccacacccttaatctttctagattatcagggtctggattttccaggctaacaaTACAGAGTACAAGCAGTAAAATGCAAAACACTTAATCAGTAAAGGTGAAACGTTTACGGTTGCACCTGGTCTAACACAACCAATACACAAAGATGTTTCATTTGTTTATAGAAATAGAAATCAATATCCTTGTGGCTTTTGTGTCTCCAACTTTTTGGTGTAATTATACCTGATAAATTAATGGAAATTAAAATAGGGTTATAAAGTTCATAGATTTTAAGATCTTTGACAGCCTCATCAGATGATCAGCTGCTTTGTTTTGGCCCCATGGTCAAGAGCACTTGCAAGGAGATTTGTGACAGCAGAGTTAATGGCCATACAGAGTTCACTGGGGGTGAAAATACATACATTGtaggatcaaacacacacacacacacacacacacactactacatgTCTGTTCTGGTTGTggtaataaatgtgtttataaatgtgaaataaatgtGTTCAATTACTACTGTGAAAATGCCATTGCTTTATGTGTTGTCACGTTCTGTTGACCTTGAGTCACCTCTGAATAAGCACTATTGAAATACAACCATATGGATGCCCATGATATCAAATGTAATGTTGTATGAAATCAAAGTACATAATTAACAAAGTTTTGAAGGTCGTAAGTATGTCACTGCGCAATGTcgttaaaaaaaatagaaagctGTCTTATGTGGAGTAATATTCTGACAGTCAGCCCCTACTGGTGTTCATTGTGCCTAATGGAACAATATTTTAGCGCTGGTGAGTGGATTTGTCCTATCAGTAAGTCATGTTCTTATTTGTACTTAACATTATCAAAACCAAATAGCAGGGTCAGCGGAAACTTTCAGAGGTGATATACAAGAATCTCTGTCACCTCAAGAGAAAGATAAAAATATTAACattaaattattttgaatggcagTCAGAGGTAGTGGGTTGATGCATGCTTTTTGTCTAATATAATTTGAACAAATGGCATGGATGCATTTGGGCAGGTAGTAACAGAACAGGTGCTGAGTAAGGGAAATATCGCTGACAGTATCTCAAATCAAGGACGCATTATCGGTCTCACAAGGAGAGAACGTAGCAGAAATTCCCTTGGACAAACACCTGCATCTTGCTGATGTAAGGGATGTATGGTAGTTTTAGCCCCTGAGTAAACGTTGTTGGGTGAGATTGGGCGATAAGCGGTGATGGTCTGAGCGTATAtaaggccacggctgcccactgaTCATTGTACAGAGGCACCATGGGCAAGTTTCTCATTTGCGTTGGTAAGTCACTCCTTGGAACTCCAGACTTCTCACTATAACAAAGAAAAACTGTACAAATTGTAACATTTTAGAAATTGTACAAATCCACATTGACACATGCTTTTATTCTGAATTAGCAACCCTGCAACTATATTGTCTTAGAGTAGATATTTGTATATGTGGACAGAAAGTCTTTACTTAATGACAAAAAAGAATGCCTTAAGAAATAGAATGCAACAAATATTTCTGCATGGTACATTCTCACGGGAGCTTGTTGTAAGCAACATGACTATCCTCTAAGATACAGAAATTGCCGTTTGAACACTTAACCATTTATGCATTATAACTTATTATAACAAGTGATTTTTAACAGTTTGTCTACCAATCTATTACCTACCTGAATATTATGTGCCTGGGGATAACTACCTTTTTTAAATAGTAACAGTCAATGTAATGCAAGTCACAGATGAATGGCCAGATGGCCTACTTTGTAATCCTGTATTATAAGAAATAAAAATGGCTGCTTGTCTTTCCTCTCTGCAACAGGTCTGGCTTTCCTGCTGCATGCGCAGCTAGGTAAGACCgctctcctgacacacacacacacacaccatgtgagTGTCTATCAGTGTGTCAGGCCTGGCAGTGacgtttctcttcctctctgtgtgtatccCAGGATCCTCCTATCTCCTGTCATGTTACTTCACCAACTGGGGTCAGTACAGGCCTGGAGCTGGGAAGTACTTCCCCACCGACATCGACCCATGCCTTTGTGACCATCTGATCTATGCCTTCGCCACCATGGCCAACAACCAGATCAAGAGCTTTGAGTGGGATGACGAGAAACTCTATGCTGAGTTCCAGGCCCTCAAGAACCAGTGAGTATCTGTAGCAATAAGCATCACATGAACCAAAACGTACACAACCAGCTGTGTAAAGGTTGACCGAAGCTG
Above is a genomic segment from Alosa sapidissima isolate fAloSap1 chromosome 4, fAloSap1.pri, whole genome shotgun sequence containing:
- the LOC121706505 gene encoding golgin subfamily A member 6-like protein 22 is translated as MEKGKLRKRDDNMATMREQERVMNELKRKAVEEERHLREMEENVREQERVLKEKTMEEERTIRKMEEKAREQVRVLREKTMEEERTIRKMEEKAREQERVLRESVEQKERQLREMMETVREKERMFREEAKEKERHIRDMEEKVREQERMLKEKVKEDERQVREMEEKVRGCERMLRKHVKEEERWIREMEEKTREQEKMLRANAAEEERRVREMAEKVREKERMLREMVNMVKEQERKMRELEQFKKAEAENMAKLREHVKRKEMEVQKGEERMRTLEEERVNEQQRTMSVMQKKAKEEEIKMREMEERAIEQKRILGELEKTAKEGEIKIREIEERAIEQKRILGELEKTAKEEEIKIREIEEKVSEQEEMLRKQVEGERWMREAEGKATEQERMVREIEKRAMDEERKMRAMEEKARERERKKKRRMNNR
- the LOC121707548 gene encoding golgin subfamily A member 6-like protein 22; this translates as MEAKVRDNERVMREKVKEKERQMRKMVEEVREQERIHLEMERQAKGKERRMKEMVEETTEWKRELKEMEIKTKEEEKQMKEMVEKAREQERIHRETEKEVKEQQAKEQKEKLMKEMKLKTEDEEQKKRKMEEEELRKMREREELKKVAEEMAKQWSQDDDESDTDSDDLWMDEEEKEIILEAVKRQAEIKERKKSEIKENDQHIMTEGKS